One window of Streptococcus suis genomic DNA carries:
- a CDS encoding ABC transporter ATP-binding protein/permease has product MRNLHFIATLVAISLVAGLNVLFNYQIAGITDSLTSGDRAGFMVQIWQLLAILCLMLLAEFVRQVCNQQFLNRVGYKIQATLVNRFLQGHSLLKQSEVAERVSAIHNDSEMVKELYYDTLFSLYQGVVSFLFACLALFGLDSQVSIAILLLTLVPIGLPYLFQKSRKRVQEAISREKAVYQILLNDLLSGLAIIKNANRNQYFSDKTNHQYKRIYQLEDRKAFLSALLNVLSGLFFYLLTVLILFLGGQRILAGQMTVGALVAIYSISLELTMPISLIASSIADMASVRNLREQLLKQEPALPFSKKTKDSFTSLQVCNLSFSIEGTPLFSGLSLNFEPGKKYLIQGESGIGKSSLAYLLMGQMGQGNEGVYLNGRSLKEVGEEVVQSYLAFLPQKVKLFHASIWENISLGRDIDELEVLTWLQLVGLGQRFASRQQLESELFDAESTLSGGQQQRLALVRTLLLHKPVLLLDESLSGLDDRTFAMVEQALLDLERTTVIHISHRSYHEADYDQIVVLERRK; this is encoded by the coding sequence GTGAGGAACCTTCATTTTATCGCGACATTGGTGGCGATTAGCTTGGTAGCAGGATTAAACGTGCTCTTTAACTACCAGATAGCAGGAATAACCGATAGTTTAACTAGTGGGGATAGGGCTGGTTTTATGGTACAGATTTGGCAGTTGCTTGCGATTTTATGCTTGATGCTGCTAGCAGAGTTTGTTCGTCAAGTCTGTAATCAGCAGTTTTTGAATAGGGTTGGCTACAAGATTCAGGCTACTCTAGTCAATCGTTTTTTGCAGGGGCACAGCTTGCTCAAGCAATCAGAAGTAGCGGAACGGGTTTCAGCTATTCATAATGATAGCGAGATGGTCAAGGAACTCTACTATGATACCCTGTTTTCCCTCTATCAAGGAGTGGTGTCCTTCTTGTTTGCCTGTCTGGCTCTCTTTGGTTTGGATAGCCAGGTATCCATAGCAATCCTGCTTTTGACCTTGGTACCGATTGGGCTACCCTATCTTTTTCAAAAGAGTCGGAAAAGGGTTCAGGAAGCCATCTCGCGGGAGAAGGCTGTCTATCAGATTCTGCTCAATGACCTCCTTTCAGGTCTAGCCATTATCAAAAATGCCAATCGTAACCAGTATTTTTCTGACAAGACAAATCATCAATACAAACGAATCTATCAACTGGAGGACCGAAAGGCTTTTTTGTCAGCCTTGTTGAATGTCCTATCTGGTTTGTTCTTCTATCTATTGACGGTTCTGATTCTCTTTCTGGGAGGTCAAAGGATTTTGGCAGGGCAAATGACAGTAGGAGCCTTGGTGGCAATTTATAGTATTTCTTTAGAATTGACCATGCCGATTAGCTTGATTGCATCGTCTATCGCGGATATGGCTTCTGTTCGCAATCTACGTGAGCAGCTCTTAAAACAGGAACCAGCTCTGCCTTTTTCCAAAAAAACCAAAGACTCATTCACCTCTCTTCAGGTGTGCAATCTTTCTTTTTCTATAGAAGGAACTCCCCTGTTTTCGGGGTTGAGTCTAAACTTTGAGCCTGGGAAGAAGTATCTGATTCAGGGAGAGAGTGGCATAGGCAAATCGTCCTTAGCCTACCTCCTGATGGGACAAATGGGGCAAGGGAATGAAGGGGTCTATCTGAATGGGCGGTCTTTGAAGGAAGTGGGAGAAGAGGTGGTTCAATCCTATCTTGCCTTTCTGCCACAAAAAGTGAAACTCTTCCATGCCAGCATCTGGGAGAATATTAGTTTGGGAAGGGATATTGACGAGTTGGAGGTTCTTACTTGGTTGCAGTTGGTAGGCTTGGGACAACGTTTTGCAAGTCGTCAGCAGTTGGAAAGTGAGCTATTTGATGCAGAATCAACTCTTTCAGGTGGGCAACAACAACGCTTGGCCTTGGTGCGGACTCTCTTGCTCCACAAACCTGTCTTGCTCCTAGATGAATCCCTTTCAGGTTTAGATGATCGGACCTTTGCCATGGTGGAACAAGCCCTGCTTGACTTGGAGAGGACAACGGTCATTCATATTAGTCATCGTTCATATCATGAGGCAGACTATGATCAGATAGTGGTACTGGAGAGAAGAAAGTAA
- a CDS encoding CTP synthase — protein sequence MTKYIFVTGGVVSSIGKGIVAASLGRLLKNRGLKVTIQKFDPYINIDPGTMSPYQHGEVFVTDDGAETDLDLGHYERFIDINLNKYSNVTTGKIYSEVLRKERKGEYLGATVQVIPHITDALKDKIKRAARTTDADVIITEVGGTVGDIESLPFLEALRQMKADVGADNVMYIHTTLLPYLKAAGEMKTKPTQHSVKELRGLGIQPNMLVIRTEAPAGQGIKNKLAQFCDVAPEAVIESLDVEHLYQIPLNLQAQNMDQIVCDHLKLDTPPADMTDWSAMVDKVLNLKKTVKIALVGKYVELQDAYISVVEALKHSGYANDAAIELDWVNANDLTAENVADRLGQAQGIIVPGGFGQRGTEGKIQAIRYARENDVPMLGVCLGMQLTCVEFARHVLGLDGANSFELDPETKYPIIDIMRDQIGVEDLGGTLRLGLYPSKLKRGSKAAAAYDNQEVVQRRHRHRYEFNNDFRQQFEEAGFVFSGVSPDNRLVEIVEIPENKFFVACQYHPELQSRPNRPEGLYTAFVTAAVENESK from the coding sequence ATGACAAAATATATTTTTGTAACTGGTGGTGTGGTTTCGTCGATTGGTAAGGGAATTGTGGCGGCAAGTCTGGGTCGTTTGTTGAAAAATCGTGGTCTCAAGGTGACCATTCAGAAATTTGACCCCTATATCAATATTGACCCAGGGACGATGAGCCCTTACCAACATGGGGAAGTGTTTGTAACAGATGATGGTGCAGAAACAGACTTGGATTTGGGACATTATGAGCGGTTTATTGACATCAATCTTAATAAATATTCCAACGTGACAACAGGGAAAATTTACAGCGAAGTCCTTCGGAAAGAACGCAAGGGAGAGTACCTAGGAGCAACCGTTCAGGTTATTCCACATATTACGGATGCTTTGAAAGATAAAATTAAACGTGCTGCGCGTACTACAGATGCCGATGTGATTATTACAGAAGTCGGTGGAACTGTCGGTGATATTGAAAGTCTGCCTTTCCTTGAGGCTCTGCGTCAGATGAAAGCAGACGTGGGCGCGGACAATGTCATGTATATTCACACGACACTCTTGCCCTATCTCAAGGCGGCTGGGGAAATGAAAACCAAGCCGACCCAACATTCGGTCAAAGAATTGCGCGGATTGGGCATTCAGCCCAACATGTTGGTCATTCGTACAGAAGCGCCAGCCGGCCAAGGGATTAAAAATAAATTGGCCCAGTTCTGCGATGTGGCACCGGAGGCGGTTATTGAGTCACTCGATGTGGAGCATCTTTATCAAATTCCGCTCAATTTACAGGCCCAGAATATGGACCAGATTGTCTGCGACCATTTGAAATTGGATACACCGCCAGCAGACATGACAGACTGGTCTGCCATGGTTGACAAGGTATTGAACCTCAAGAAAACAGTTAAGATTGCCCTTGTTGGAAAATACGTCGAGCTCCAAGATGCCTACATTTCAGTTGTAGAAGCCTTGAAACACTCTGGCTATGCCAACGATGCTGCGATTGAGTTGGATTGGGTCAATGCCAACGACCTGACAGCAGAAAATGTAGCTGACCGACTTGGACAAGCCCAGGGAATCATCGTACCTGGTGGCTTTGGTCAACGCGGTACCGAAGGAAAAATTCAAGCCATTCGCTATGCGCGTGAGAATGATGTGCCTATGTTAGGCGTCTGCTTGGGCATGCAGTTGACCTGTGTGGAATTTGCTCGCCACGTTCTTGGATTAGATGGAGCCAATAGTTTTGAGCTGGATCCTGAAACTAAGTATCCGATTATCGATATCATGCGTGATCAAATTGGTGTTGAAGACTTAGGCGGAACGCTCCGTCTGGGACTCTATCCAAGCAAACTCAAACGTGGCTCAAAGGCTGCTGCAGCCTATGACAACCAAGAAGTTGTCCAGCGTCGCCACCGCCACCGCTACGAGTTTAACAATGACTTCCGTCAGCAATTTGAAGAAGCTGGTTTTGTCTTCTCTGGTGTATCGCCAGATAACCGCTTGGTTGAGATTGTTGAAATTCCTGAGAACAAGTTCTTTGTGGCCTGTCAGTATCACCCAGAACTCCAATCTCGTCCAAATCGTCCTGAAGGACTCTATACTGCCTTTGTCACAGCTGCAGTTGAGAATGAAAGCAAATAA
- the rpoE gene encoding DNA-directed RNA polymerase subunit delta: protein MELNVFAGQEKSELSMIEVARAILEERGRDNEMYFNDLVNEIQNYLEKSNSEIRVALPTFYSDLNVDGSFIPLGENKWGLRSWYAIDEIDEEVITLEEDDEDAPKRKKKRVNAFMDGDEDAIDYGNDDPEDEDSYEDKPGSEYDDENPDDEKDEVESYDSEINEIILDDELTDDEEVDVGEEDDDYSDDESTED from the coding sequence TTGGAACTTAACGTATTTGCAGGACAAGAAAAAAGCGAACTTTCCATGATTGAAGTAGCTCGTGCTATTTTGGAAGAACGTGGACGTGACAATGAAATGTACTTCAATGACTTGGTCAATGAAATTCAGAATTATTTAGAAAAATCAAACAGTGAGATTCGTGTAGCCTTGCCAACTTTCTATTCTGACTTGAATGTGGACGGTAGTTTCATTCCGCTAGGTGAAAACAAATGGGGTCTTCGTTCATGGTATGCCATCGATGAGATTGATGAGGAAGTTATTACTCTCGAAGAAGATGATGAAGATGCGCCAAAGCGTAAGAAAAAACGTGTCAATGCCTTCATGGATGGTGATGAGGATGCTATCGATTATGGCAACGATGATCCAGAAGATGAAGATAGTTACGAAGACAAGCCTGGTTCAGAATACGATGATGAAAATCCAGATGATGAGAAGGATGAAGTAGAATCATACGACTCAGAAATCAATGAAATTATCCTCGATGATGAATTGACGGATGATGAAGAAGTTGATGTCGGTGAAGAAGATGACGACTATTCTGACGACGAGTCGACAGAAGACTAA